Proteins from one Chloroflexota bacterium genomic window:
- a CDS encoding alpha/beta hydrolase — MKSKTIVFVHGMYMNPLCWEQWANRFQAKGYNCLAPAWPGRDKPVDVLRKNHPDPQVGKLTLTGVVEPLADMIEKLDEKPILIGHSMGGLVVQLLLQRDIAAAGVAISSAPPMGVFTTKPAFLKSNWPHITPFTAQSAPIQMTFERFQYTFVNTLPLAEQQAAFEKYVVPESRRVPRESLTAKVDFKKQRPPLLLVAGSADNLIPASLNKTNYDKYKSSSSITDFKEFAGRTHFIVGQKGWEEVADYVLAWLNDKGV, encoded by the coding sequence ATGAAGTCGAAGACCATCGTATTCGTTCACGGAATGTATATGAATCCATTGTGTTGGGAGCAGTGGGCGAATCGTTTTCAGGCCAAAGGCTATAACTGTCTTGCCCCGGCTTGGCCGGGCCGAGACAAACCCGTGGATGTCCTGCGGAAAAATCACCCCGACCCTCAAGTGGGCAAACTCACACTCACCGGTGTGGTTGAACCCCTGGCCGACATGATTGAGAAGCTGGATGAAAAGCCCATTCTTATCGGACATTCAATGGGCGGGTTAGTCGTCCAACTATTGCTTCAAAGAGATATAGCCGCCGCAGGTGTCGCCATTAGTTCCGCGCCGCCGATGGGCGTGTTCACAACCAAGCCGGCATTTCTCAAGTCCAATTGGCCGCATATCACCCCGTTCACTGCTCAAAGTGCTCCCATCCAAATGACGTTTGAACGCTTTCAGTATACTTTCGTCAACACGTTGCCTCTCGCGGAACAACAAGCGGCTTTTGAGAAATATGTCGTGCCCGAATCGCGGCGCGTGCCGCGCGAGTCGCTGACCGCGAAAGTTGACTTCAAGAAACAACGCCCGCCGTTGTTGTTGGTGGCCGGTTCAGCGGACAACCTGATCCCGGCTTCGCTCAACAAAACCAACTACGACAAATACAAGTCATCCTCTTCAATAACCGACTTTAAGGAGTTTGCGGGGCGCACGCATTTCATCGTCGGCCAGAAGGGCTGGGAGGAAGTGGCCGACTATGTGCTTGCCTGGTTGAACGACAAGGGAGTGTAA